The Nitrospirota bacterium genome has a segment encoding these proteins:
- a CDS encoding TIGR00725 family protein, producing MKRVIAVIGGRRVKRGLLLMAEDVGRLIAERGAVLLCGGLGGIMEASAKGAKEAGGLTLGVLPQDDKGHANPFIDVPVATGLGIGRNVIIARTADALVAIGGQYGTLSEIAFSLQLKKPVVGIETWDIDGVIRAETPEDAVRKIFDNL from the coding sequence ATGAAGAGAGTTATTGCTGTAATAGGCGGGCGGCGGGTTAAAAGAGGACTCCTCTTGATGGCGGAGGATGTGGGAAGATTGATAGCAGAGCGTGGGGCTGTCCTGTTATGCGGCGGGCTTGGTGGAATTATGGAGGCCTCGGCTAAAGGGGCAAAGGAGGCCGGTGGCCTCACCCTCGGTGTGCTTCCCCAGGATGATAAGGGGCACGCCAATCCCTTTATTGACGTTCCTGTGGCTACTGGACTGGGAATCGGCAGAAATGTTATCATTGCACGCACTGCCGATGCCCTTGTTGCTATCGGTGGTCAATACGGGACCCTCTCTGAGATTGCCTTCTCCCTGCAACTGAAAAAACCGGTTGTTGGGATAGAGACCTGGGATATTGACGGTGTAATAAGGGCTGAGACGCCTGAAGACGCTGTCAGGAAGATCTTTGACAATTTATGA